The following coding sequences lie in one Fibrobacter sp. genomic window:
- a CDS encoding RNA polymerase sigma factor RpoD/SigA → MPVVEEGSLALYLKEIGKLQPLSSEKEALLAARIHKGDQNALETLVKANLRFVVSVARNYQNQGLSLCDLINEGNVGLVRAAHRFDEKKNFRFISYAVWWIRQAILQSLAEQSRIMRLPLNRAGAIHKISKTQIELEQRYSRAPDISEIAQELKLSENAVQETINISNSHVSLDAPLKDTDGSTLLDMIQQNEGHGTDEGMHAISLHEEIGKLLDTLTEREKEILKLYFGIDNEAAFTLDEIGRRFNITRERVRQIKSKALERLKSSTSIKTLQAFRD, encoded by the coding sequence ATGCCGGTTGTGGAAGAGGGAAGCCTTGCCCTTTATCTTAAAGAAATAGGAAAGCTTCAACCACTGAGTTCCGAAAAGGAAGCCCTCCTTGCTGCCCGTATTCATAAAGGCGACCAGAATGCTCTTGAGACTCTGGTTAAAGCAAATCTCCGTTTTGTGGTCAGCGTAGCACGTAACTATCAGAACCAGGGATTATCCCTGTGCGACCTGATTAATGAGGGAAACGTAGGCCTGGTCAGAGCCGCTCACCGCTTCGATGAAAAGAAGAATTTCCGGTTCATTTCCTATGCGGTCTGGTGGATACGTCAGGCTATTCTGCAGTCCCTTGCGGAGCAGTCCAGAATAATGAGACTTCCACTCAATCGCGCAGGAGCGATTCATAAAATCAGCAAGACACAGATCGAACTGGAACAGCGCTACAGTCGTGCTCCCGATATAAGTGAAATAGCTCAAGAGCTGAAACTTTCAGAGAATGCAGTGCAGGAAACAATCAACATTTCAAACAGCCATGTTTCACTTGATGCGCCGCTTAAGGACACTGATGGTTCCACGCTGCTTGATATGATTCAGCAGAACGAAGGGCACGGAACTGACGAGGGAATGCACGCCATCTCGCTTCATGAAGAGATAGGCAAGCTGCTTGATACACTGACTGAACGTGAAAAGGAGATTTTGAAATTATATTTTGGCATAGATAATGAAGCTGCTTTTACTCTGGATGAAATAGGAAGAAGATTCAATATTACCCGTGAAAGGGTCCGTCAGATAAAATCCAAAGCACTTGAGAGACTGAAAAGTTCGACCAGTATTAAGACACTCCAGGCTTTTCGCGACTGA
- a CDS encoding amidohydrolase, translating into MKISPDPLSVKINDLIEQIYPEAVRLRRIIHQNPELSGQEYETAKLVYKYLREIGLKPDYHLNKTAVTSVIRNGRGKTVALRADMDALPITEETGLKFSSCKAGVMHACGHDMHTATLLGAASVLNRIKDSFNGTVLLIFQPSEEVEPGGAIGLIKSGAFPGNTNAVFGLHVSTDHFSGEIGLKEGADYAGIVNFDVKVKGKGAHGATPEKSVDPIVCAASMVTALQTLVSRETSTFTPAILSIGTIHAGTLRNIIPDQALFQGTLRSHSKECLHYFVKRIKEMCRQIASSYRTTAEVSFQESYPPSFNDPEITTRFRNSFSSLFGSSALVQRENPTMYAEDFSYYQQKTPGLYIHLGVKPVGRKFNGCSIHSSGFAPDETAIKTGIASHVAFACELLK; encoded by the coding sequence ATGAAAATTTCTCCCGATCCTTTATCTGTCAAGATCAACGACCTTATAGAACAGATCTATCCAGAAGCAGTCCGTCTCCGCAGAATCATACATCAGAATCCTGAACTGTCCGGACAGGAGTATGAAACTGCCAAACTTGTTTATAAATACCTCCGTGAAATCGGGCTCAAACCCGACTATCACCTCAATAAAACAGCAGTGACATCTGTGATCCGCAATGGCCGGGGGAAAACAGTAGCACTCAGAGCAGACATGGACGCTCTCCCAATAACCGAAGAAACCGGTCTTAAATTCTCATCATGCAAAGCTGGCGTGATGCATGCCTGCGGTCATGACATGCACACAGCAACACTGCTCGGTGCCGCCAGCGTTCTTAACAGGATAAAAGACAGTTTTAACGGTACGGTTTTACTTATTTTCCAGCCCTCTGAGGAGGTTGAGCCAGGTGGAGCTATCGGTCTGATTAAGTCAGGTGCTTTTCCCGGCAACACAAACGCAGTATTCGGATTGCACGTGAGCACTGATCATTTCAGCGGTGAGATAGGATTGAAAGAGGGTGCAGATTACGCCGGGATAGTTAACTTTGATGTAAAAGTCAAAGGAAAGGGTGCACATGGGGCAACCCCGGAGAAATCTGTCGATCCGATTGTCTGTGCAGCATCGATGGTAACCGCACTCCAGACACTTGTCAGCCGTGAAACAAGCACTTTTACCCCAGCGATACTGAGCATCGGAACTATTCATGCCGGAACCCTCAGAAACATAATCCCTGATCAGGCACTGTTCCAGGGAACTCTCAGGAGCCATTCAAAAGAGTGTCTTCATTACTTTGTGAAGCGCATTAAAGAGATGTGCCGCCAGATAGCATCATCGTACAGAACTACAGCAGAAGTCAGTTTCCAGGAATCTTATCCACCAAGCTTTAACGACCCGGAAATAACAACCCGTTTCAGGAATTCCTTCTCCTCTCTTTTCGGCAGCTCAGCCCTGGTTCAAAGGGAAAACCCCACGATGTATGCAGAAGATTTCTCATACTATCAACAGAAAACTCCAGGTCTCTACATTCACCTTGGTGTTAAACCCGTCGGCAGAAAGTTCAATGGCTGCAGTATTCACTCCTCAGGATTTGCTCCCGATGAGACCGCGATAAAAACCGGGATTGCATCACACGTAGCATTTGCTTGTGAACTACTGAAATAG
- a CDS encoding DUF1059 domain-containing protein, with amino-acid sequence MKALRCRDLGERTCNYVAFGDRYEEVGRKMFDHTANKHHMFLESLDYNEREHFLEQMEAMTEDEEVT; translated from the coding sequence ATGAAAGCATTACGTTGCAGAGATCTTGGAGAGCGCACATGTAATTATGTCGCCTTTGGGGACAGGTATGAAGAGGTGGGACGGAAAATGTTTGATCATACCGCAAATAAGCATCACATGTTTCTTGAAAGCCTGGATTACAATGAGCGGGAACATTTTCTGGAACAGATGGAAGCAATGACTGAGGATGAAGAGGTCACATGA
- a CDS encoding YihY/virulence factor BrkB family protein, with the protein MKILSRRFLNELKYNPGDALEYLKRCRKRHAYAVLNFLTFWRVVFSEYVLNHCFTRGSAMAFALLFTLIPLVASAAFMLASVVEVSSDQVQRFFSFLLPFAPETVLDYLGTFFTNARKLRGLGVATLIVVTVGLFGTVEESLNTIWKVARSRSFFIRLRTYTMAMVYCPVLIFASFQLRRTLRLELVQSGFFPLDIAPFLLMVLAFTSIFWFVPNTRVCFKSAIIGGLIAGILFELERKLFGGYVRLSIQTQTIYGAFGILPLFLISLFFVALITLFGAQIAFVHQNYRPLLRAKRRWDRRVGDYKTYITFRIFFDCVAAFIKKKKPPELSYFTSAYELTDAQALGMLKWLIHEGFLHSVGNRGVAFVPAKDFSRIPVKEVLDAIEDQGRRIPTVPDDFTRDYVASLMKKQRGNNMFDPEEITFEMMVSDVEEGEFRTARVEAVV; encoded by the coding sequence ATGAAGATACTAAGCCGTAGGTTTCTGAATGAGCTGAAGTATAATCCCGGAGATGCACTGGAGTACCTGAAAAGGTGCAGAAAACGCCATGCTTATGCTGTACTCAATTTCCTGACATTCTGGAGGGTGGTTTTTTCTGAGTATGTGTTGAACCACTGTTTTACCAGGGGATCAGCTATGGCATTCGCGCTCCTCTTTACACTTATTCCATTGGTTGCCTCGGCCGCCTTTATGCTTGCCAGCGTTGTAGAGGTTAGTTCTGATCAGGTTCAGCGATTCTTTTCCTTCCTTCTTCCCTTTGCCCCTGAGACTGTGCTGGATTATCTGGGGACTTTTTTCACTAATGCTCGAAAGTTGCGGGGGTTAGGTGTTGCTACCCTGATAGTAGTGACAGTAGGGCTTTTTGGTACTGTGGAAGAGTCTCTGAACACAATTTGGAAAGTCGCCCGCTCCCGTTCCTTTTTTATCCGTCTGCGTACCTATACCATGGCTATGGTGTACTGCCCGGTACTTATTTTTGCCTCATTCCAGCTTCGCAGAACTTTGCGTTTAGAACTGGTTCAGTCTGGTTTTTTTCCACTGGATATTGCTCCATTTCTGCTGATGGTTCTGGCATTTACGTCAATATTCTGGTTCGTTCCAAACACAAGAGTGTGCTTTAAGTCTGCAATAATTGGAGGATTGATTGCCGGTATCCTTTTTGAACTCGAAAGGAAGCTTTTTGGCGGCTATGTGCGATTGTCAATACAGACACAAACTATTTATGGAGCTTTTGGAATTCTGCCTCTTTTTCTGATCTCTCTTTTCTTTGTTGCTTTGATAACCTTGTTCGGGGCACAGATCGCTTTTGTTCATCAGAACTATCGTCCTTTGCTCAGAGCAAAAAGACGCTGGGACAGGAGGGTTGGAGATTACAAGACTTACATTACATTCAGGATATTTTTCGATTGCGTAGCCGCTTTCATAAAGAAGAAAAAGCCTCCGGAACTTAGCTATTTTACATCTGCTTATGAGTTGACCGATGCTCAGGCGCTTGGAATGCTCAAATGGCTGATTCATGAGGGTTTTCTTCATAGTGTAGGGAACAGGGGTGTTGCCTTTGTTCCGGCAAAGGATTTTTCCCGGATACCTGTAAAAGAGGTCCTTGATGCCATAGAGGATCAGGGGAGGCGAATCCCGACTGTCCCCGATGATTTCACAAGAGACTATGTGGCGTCATTGATGAAAAAGCAGAGGGGAAACAACATGTTTGATCCGGAAGAGATTACATTTGAAATGATGGTGTCTGATGTCGAAGAGGGTGAATTCAGGACAGCCCGTGTGGAAGCTGTTGTTTGA
- a CDS encoding endonuclease/exonuclease/phosphatase family protein — protein MSQRGSGLRSIIVVIVISVMTPNHIYSEDPILDLQIMSFNIRYGTARDGRNSWKNRRELVCDIFRSHKPDIAGTQEALRFQLDEIRADLGHFGEVGVGREDGKESGEYAAILYNSRKFKICDSGTFWFSEKPHKPGSKTWGSNHPRICTWALFKEKKTGLRFYVYNVHLDHKSQKSRQKSIEMLLERIMNRKYKFPVLVTGDFNVNEKNPLIRYLKGQIPGDEGQVCLFPMRDTFRHLYPKASGGTFNLFLGYQYGPKIDFIFADTITQVTSAQIIRSSYKGRYPSDHFPVTASVKIRN, from the coding sequence ATGAGTCAGAGGGGCTCAGGGCTAAGATCTATAATAGTGGTAATCGTCATCTCTGTAATGACTCCAAACCATATCTACTCAGAGGATCCCATTCTGGATCTCCAAATAATGAGCTTCAATATCCGTTATGGTACTGCCAGAGATGGCAGGAACAGTTGGAAAAACAGACGCGAACTGGTCTGTGACATTTTTCGCTCTCACAAACCGGATATTGCAGGAACACAGGAAGCACTCAGGTTTCAGCTTGATGAGATCAGGGCTGATCTGGGTCACTTCGGAGAGGTCGGAGTAGGGCGGGAAGATGGTAAAGAGTCTGGTGAGTATGCTGCAATTCTATACAATTCCAGGAAGTTTAAGATTTGTGATTCCGGAACATTCTGGTTTTCTGAAAAACCACACAAACCAGGAAGCAAAACCTGGGGCAGCAATCATCCCCGAATCTGCACCTGGGCTTTGTTCAAGGAAAAGAAGACCGGGTTGCGGTTTTATGTATACAATGTTCATCTGGATCACAAATCTCAGAAATCCCGTCAAAAAAGCATAGAAATGCTTCTGGAGCGAATAATGAATCGTAAATACAAATTTCCTGTTCTGGTGACGGGTGATTTTAATGTGAATGAAAAAAATCCGCTGATCCGTTATTTAAAAGGTCAGATCCCGGGTGATGAGGGTCAGGTGTGTCTTTTTCCAATGAGAGACACTTTCCGACATCTTTACCCGAAAGCTTCCGGTGGCACATTTAACCTTTTTCTGGGATATCAGTATGGTCCCAAAATTGATTTCATTTTTGCCGATACAATCACACAAGTAACTTCTGCCCAGATAATCCGTTCCTCGTATAAAGGGCGATACCCATCGGATCATTTTCCTGTAACAGCCAGTGTGAAGATCAGGAATTGA
- a CDS encoding glycosyltransferase family 2 protein, whose translation MLISVIIPVHNRKDLLPRAINSVLNQTFKDFELIVVDDGSTDGVEKLDLLSSGKIKFLRLPINSGVAIARNCGVDISEGEWVAFLDSDDVWMPRKLEKQVKWIEMNPGIRILQSKEIWIRNGKRVNPPATHEKSGGDLFRESLERCMITPSSVMMERALFEEVGRFDGSLPACEDYDLWLRITCRYPVGLVNEYLLYRYGGHPDQLSSSIMALDRFRVRSLLRLLSLDCLNSEQRGLVRTTLVKKAAIVANGYRKRGNVQLYERFQAVVDKYKR comes from the coding sequence ATGCTGATCTCCGTCATTATTCCTGTCCATAACAGAAAAGATCTCCTCCCCAGAGCGATCAACTCAGTTCTCAATCAAACTTTCAAAGACTTTGAACTGATAGTTGTTGATGATGGTTCTACCGATGGGGTGGAAAAACTGGACCTGCTCAGTTCTGGAAAGATCAAGTTCCTGCGTTTGCCTATTAATTCCGGAGTAGCCATTGCCCGGAACTGCGGAGTGGATATTTCTGAGGGTGAATGGGTCGCTTTCCTGGACTCGGATGATGTCTGGATGCCCAGGAAGCTCGAAAAACAGGTAAAATGGATAGAGATGAATCCGGGGATAAGGATTTTGCAGTCGAAGGAAATCTGGATCAGAAATGGAAAAAGGGTGAACCCGCCTGCTACTCATGAAAAATCCGGGGGTGACCTGTTCAGGGAGAGTCTTGAGAGGTGCATGATTACTCCATCCTCGGTTATGATGGAGAGGGCGCTTTTCGAGGAGGTCGGCAGGTTTGATGGGTCTCTTCCGGCCTGTGAGGATTATGATTTGTGGCTGCGGATTACCTGCAGGTATCCTGTAGGCCTGGTAAATGAGTATCTTCTATACAGGTATGGAGGGCACCCGGACCAGCTTTCCTCAAGTATTATGGCTCTGGATAGGTTCAGAGTGCGGAGTCTTTTGCGGCTGCTTTCTCTGGATTGCCTCAACAGCGAGCAGCGGGGACTGGTCCGAACTACACTTGTTAAAAAAGCTGCTATAGTGGCAAATGGTTATCGTAAGAGAGGAAATGTGCAATTATATGAGCGATTCCAGGCTGTCGTGGATAAATACAAAAGGTAA
- a CDS encoding tetratricopeptide repeat protein, producing MFFVRRLLFISLIASLSADLYAQRQLIYDPERGIVFEDEPKRITTEKQSPSSEQKAVPKQKRDSNDLHLNRKKDPPELYFRSGLEYFKNRDYKNALKNFSYADSVARKPHYLLWKGKTLRQLGDSRQMLSIMEQIVEKYSESDVADDALLETALYYQSNDDYEKAAQIYTRLIEQFPFGTSFSNGEELREIAREQRRVMRAEITTLLASLGYTDNDFTVSCKKFQKANNLEITGTPNRETVSTIRKLHKDLLNKEEKRAKNKAMALRFSKWNTAIALFTLVNITLLFSLLIKIKAGKRRLEDLSAMLKDLDTRKL from the coding sequence ATGTTTTTTGTAAGACGACTACTCTTCATCTCTCTTATTGCATCCTTGAGCGCGGATCTTTATGCGCAAAGGCAGCTTATTTATGATCCGGAAAGAGGTATTGTCTTTGAAGATGAACCGAAGAGGATCACTACAGAGAAACAGAGCCCCTCTTCTGAACAAAAGGCTGTTCCAAAACAGAAGAGAGACTCGAATGATCTCCATTTGAACCGCAAAAAAGATCCGCCTGAGCTTTATTTCCGCTCCGGGCTGGAATACTTCAAGAATCGCGATTACAAAAACGCACTGAAGAATTTCTCTTACGCAGACTCTGTTGCCCGAAAACCTCATTACCTGCTCTGGAAAGGGAAGACACTGCGGCAGCTTGGAGATTCCAGACAGATGCTTTCAATCATGGAGCAGATAGTCGAAAAATACTCAGAAAGCGATGTTGCTGATGATGCACTGCTTGAGACGGCGCTTTACTATCAAAGTAATGATGATTATGAGAAAGCTGCACAGATCTACACCCGTCTTATTGAGCAGTTCCCATTCGGAACATCATTTTCCAATGGTGAAGAGCTCCGGGAAATCGCCCGCGAACAGCGCAGGGTAATGAGAGCGGAAATTACGACTCTGCTGGCTTCTTTAGGATACACAGACAATGATTTTACTGTCTCCTGTAAAAAGTTCCAGAAAGCAAACAATCTTGAGATTACCGGAACTCCCAACAGAGAAACTGTTTCGACCATCAGGAAACTGCATAAAGACCTCCTTAACAAAGAAGAAAAAAGAGCAAAAAACAAGGCTATGGCTCTTCGATTTTCAAAGTGGAATACAGCAATAGCATTATTTACACTCGTCAATATTACCCTGTTGTTTTCACTGCTGATCAAAATCAAAGCAGGCAAACGCCGTCTTGAGGATCTTAGTGCGATGCTTAAAGACCTCGATACGAGAAAACTATGA
- a CDS encoding STAS domain-containing protein: MELSVTQIGKFKVIKPSGRIDWESARLLDKEVQQIISEGVCHIVFNLDEVTFICSGGIGALVYNLNKVRKMGGAIYIISSSEYINYIFETLKFDIVFEGFLYNSYDSFAREVLEREAVG; this comes from the coding sequence GTGGAACTCTCTGTTACTCAAATCGGAAAGTTCAAAGTAATAAAACCCTCCGGCAGAATCGACTGGGAGAGTGCCAGGCTGCTCGATAAAGAGGTGCAGCAGATAATTTCCGAGGGAGTGTGCCATATTGTATTTAACCTCGATGAGGTTACGTTTATCTGCAGCGGAGGAATAGGTGCACTGGTTTACAACCTGAACAAGGTACGCAAAATGGGTGGTGCCATCTACATCATCTCCTCCAGTGAATATATCAACTACATATTCGAAACCCTCAAATTTGACATAGTATTTGAGGGCTTCCTTTACAACTCCTATGACAGCTTCGCTCGTGAGGTTCTGGAAAGAGAGGCTGTAGGATGA
- a CDS encoding AAA domain-containing protein has protein sequence MAADIAQINERIKEESTFISLLKSEIGKVIVGQSKMVDRLLIGLLTRGHILLEGVPGLAKTLAISTLAKIIDTNFQRIQFTPDLLPADLVGTMIYNQKTGEFVPKKGPLFSNIILADEINRAPAKVQSALLEAMQERQVTIGDKTYPLEEPFLVLATQNPIEQEGTYPLPEAQVDRFMLKLKIVYPTREEEKQILGRMAKGEVPSVSKVITVDKILSAREAVNEIYMDPKVEDYIINIVFATREPQNAGLNDLKGLISYGASPRATLFLTRAARAHAFIRGRGYVTPEDVKSVGMDIMRHRVITTYEAEAENITSEDILQKIFDSVEVP, from the coding sequence GTGGCAGCAGACATAGCTCAGATAAATGAAAGAATCAAAGAAGAGAGTACTTTTATCTCACTTCTTAAAAGTGAAATCGGGAAAGTAATTGTCGGTCAGTCAAAGATGGTTGACAGACTATTGATAGGCCTGCTTACAAGAGGACATATTCTTCTGGAAGGTGTGCCGGGGCTGGCAAAAACTCTTGCGATCTCCACTTTAGCCAAAATTATCGACACCAATTTCCAGAGAATCCAGTTCACCCCCGATCTTCTTCCGGCGGACCTGGTGGGTACTATGATTTACAATCAGAAGACAGGAGAGTTTGTCCCCAAAAAAGGCCCTCTGTTTTCAAATATCATACTGGCTGATGAGATAAACCGTGCTCCGGCCAAAGTGCAGAGTGCGCTGCTCGAAGCGATGCAGGAGCGGCAGGTGACAATCGGAGACAAGACTTATCCGCTTGAGGAGCCTTTCCTTGTGCTGGCAACCCAGAACCCGATCGAGCAGGAAGGGACTTACCCTCTTCCTGAGGCCCAGGTTGACAGATTTATGCTGAAGCTCAAGATCGTTTACCCGACCCGCGAGGAGGAGAAACAGATTCTTGGCCGGATGGCAAAGGGAGAGGTCCCGTCAGTTTCAAAGGTAATTACAGTTGACAAGATTCTATCGGCACGGGAAGCGGTAAATGAGATCTACATGGATCCCAAAGTCGAAGATTACATCATCAACATAGTTTTTGCTACCCGCGAACCACAGAACGCGGGACTCAATGATCTCAAAGGACTGATCTCTTACGGAGCATCGCCGCGTGCTACCCTTTTTCTCACACGGGCCGCCCGTGCTCATGCTTTTATTCGCGGACGCGGTTATGTGACACCCGAAGATGTAAAATCTGTCGGCATGGATATTATGCGTCACAGAGTAATCACAACCTATGAAGCTGAAGCAGAGAATATCACCTCAGAGGATATCCTTCAGAAGATTTTTGACAGCGTGGAAGTGCCGTAG
- a CDS encoding DUF58 domain-containing protein, which translates to MIPKEVLQKIRRIEIKTKRVVDSILSGEYHSAFKGKGMEFSEVRCYTEGDDIRNIDWNVTARMGEPYVKKHVEERELTVMLMVDASASGSFGTVNKFKGETAVELCALLAFSAIKNNDRVGLIIFTSGVELFIPPKKGKNHVLHVIRQLLYFKPSQRGTNISEAVKFLNRVQTKRAVVFLVSDFFSPPFDAAVRIAARKHDLIAVKITDPRENIFPDVGLIELEDAESGNTILVDSGSRKFREFYNREMQKKTEEISSLFRTTGIDEIKVSTETEYVEPLVRFFKKRERLLRT; encoded by the coding sequence ATGATACCCAAAGAAGTTTTACAGAAGATCCGTCGAATCGAGATCAAAACCAAGAGAGTCGTTGATTCCATTCTTTCGGGAGAATACCACAGTGCCTTTAAGGGCAAAGGAATGGAATTCTCGGAGGTAAGGTGCTATACAGAGGGTGATGATATCAGGAATATTGACTGGAATGTCACAGCCCGGATGGGTGAGCCCTACGTTAAAAAACATGTTGAGGAGCGGGAGCTTACAGTGATGCTGATGGTAGATGCATCAGCATCGGGAAGCTTTGGAACTGTAAACAAGTTCAAAGGAGAAACAGCGGTCGAACTCTGTGCTCTCCTTGCCTTCTCCGCTATCAAAAACAATGACAGGGTGGGGCTGATTATTTTCACTTCCGGTGTAGAGCTTTTCATCCCCCCCAAGAAAGGTAAAAACCACGTTCTCCATGTGATCAGACAGCTTTTGTATTTCAAGCCATCTCAAAGGGGAACCAATATCAGTGAGGCAGTAAAGTTTCTCAACAGGGTTCAGACAAAACGTGCTGTTGTATTCCTGGTATCCGATTTCTTCTCACCGCCTTTCGATGCTGCTGTAAGAATCGCGGCAAGGAAACACGATCTTATCGCGGTAAAGATTACCGATCCCAGAGAAAATATCTTTCCCGATGTCGGCCTGATCGAACTTGAGGATGCAGAGAGCGGAAATACCATACTGGTAGATTCGGGAAGCAGAAAATTCCGTGAGTTTTACAACAGAGAGATGCAGAAAAAGACAGAGGAAATCAGTTCACTTTTCAGAACAACCGGTATCGATGAAATCAAAGTATCTACGGAAACAGAATACGTAGAGCCGCTTGTCCGCTTCTTTAAAAAACGTGAAAGGCTGCTTCGCACATGA
- a CDS encoding PTS sugar transporter subunit IIA — protein sequence MKVQDLLQKNAILIDLKDTDKSMVLSSMAHFLASLNNLPDGDLIAQKILERESDMSTGIGYGIAIPHSRLTNIDRLYMVAARSKEGIEFDAIDEQPVHLIFLMISPTSTSTEHTQILSSLSRIMSYEDVREKLLEAEEPGQFIDVIIKSENKYVE from the coding sequence GTGAAAGTTCAGGATCTTCTTCAGAAAAACGCCATACTTATTGATTTGAAAGATACTGATAAAAGTATGGTGCTCTCATCGATGGCTCACTTTCTGGCCTCTCTCAATAACCTTCCTGATGGAGATCTCATTGCTCAGAAAATTCTCGAAAGAGAATCGGATATGTCAACCGGGATCGGCTACGGAATCGCCATCCCTCATTCTCGCTTGACAAATATAGATCGTCTCTACATGGTTGCGGCACGTTCAAAGGAAGGGATAGAATTCGACGCTATCGATGAACAGCCGGTTCATCTGATCTTCCTGATGATCTCTCCTACAAGCACCTCAACAGAACATACTCAGATACTTTCCTCTCTCTCCAGAATAATGTCATACGAGGATGTCCGGGAGAAACTTCTGGAAGCGGAAGAACCGGGACAGTTTATCGATGTGATAATCAAGAGTGAGAATAAATACGTAGAGTGA